A region of Streptomyces deccanensis DNA encodes the following proteins:
- a CDS encoding M23 family metallopeptidase, with amino-acid sequence MAERDPRNRTGRSSLLRGLVAAVLAAGMLVLSAGQGHGTGAATPAPAAEFTPLTADVLTKPTPFVATDGKTHLSYELLTTSSLPTSTPLRLDRVDVRDARTHRVIGSLSGQALADAAHPVGDPLPGADGYTPAPPGPTPTVIQGSQQWIIWLDLVLDRGQRVPRVLEHHLSGAVLAPSGPSPFEETVQATRTSGRPPLNLGAPVRPGTWYSSESCCGNTHHRRGLAPINGRFYVPQRFAIDWYRVGEQGQTWEGDPALLSSYLSYRQPVVASAGGRVVEVQDGLPDQTPPVTPPVPPIEETVGNHVTLEVAPGRYLLYAHLAPGSLEVREGDRVQAGQVLGLIGNSGNSTTPHLHFQVMTTPEFFPTDSPPFTFRQFRVVGHVEPRIWDDNLGLQPTGVLPITPSPHNGLHRARYPLDREVLEF; translated from the coding sequence ATGGCAGAGCGCGACCCTCGCAACCGCACTGGCCGCAGTTCGCTGCTTCGCGGGCTCGTCGCCGCCGTGCTCGCGGCCGGCATGCTGGTGCTCTCAGCGGGACAAGGACACGGAACCGGCGCGGCCACTCCGGCGCCCGCCGCGGAGTTCACGCCGTTGACGGCGGACGTACTGACCAAACCGACGCCGTTCGTCGCCACGGACGGCAAGACGCACCTCTCGTACGAACTGCTCACCACGAGCTCCCTGCCCACCAGCACGCCGCTGCGGCTCGACCGTGTCGACGTCCGGGACGCCCGCACGCACCGGGTCATCGGCTCGCTGAGCGGGCAGGCCCTGGCCGACGCCGCCCATCCGGTCGGCGACCCCCTGCCGGGTGCGGACGGGTACACCCCGGCGCCCCCGGGGCCGACACCTACCGTCATCCAGGGCTCCCAGCAGTGGATCATCTGGCTCGACCTGGTCCTCGACCGCGGTCAGCGGGTGCCCAGGGTCCTCGAACACCATCTCTCGGGTGCCGTCCTGGCCCCCTCCGGCCCCTCCCCCTTCGAGGAGACGGTGCAGGCCACCCGGACCTCCGGCAGGCCGCCGTTGAACCTGGGCGCGCCGGTCCGCCCCGGCACCTGGTACTCCAGCGAGTCGTGCTGCGGCAACACCCACCACCGGCGCGGCCTCGCCCCGATCAACGGCCGCTTCTACGTGCCGCAGCGCTTCGCGATCGACTGGTACCGGGTCGGCGAGCAGGGGCAGACCTGGGAGGGCGACCCCGCACTGCTCAGCAGTTACCTGAGCTACCGTCAGCCCGTCGTCGCCTCGGCCGGCGGCCGAGTGGTGGAGGTCCAGGACGGGCTCCCGGACCAGACGCCGCCCGTCACGCCGCCCGTGCCGCCGATCGAGGAGACCGTCGGCAACCACGTCACCCTGGAAGTCGCTCCGGGCCGCTATCTGCTCTACGCCCACCTGGCACCCGGCTCGCTCGAGGTCCGGGAGGGCGACCGGGTCCAAGCCGGCCAGGTCCTCGGGCTGATCGGCAACAGCGGCAACTCGACCACGCCGCACCTGCACTTCCAGGTGATGACCACGCCCGAGTTCTTCCCGACCGACAGCCCGCCGTTCACCTTCCGGCAGTTCCGCGTCGTCGGACACGTCGAGCCCCGCATCTGGGACGACAACCTGGGCCTGCAGCCGACCGGCGTCCTGCCGATCACGCCCTCGCCGCACAACGGCCTTCACCGTGCGCGGTATCCGCTCGACCGCGAGGTGCTGGAGTTCTGA
- a CDS encoding AAA family ATPase — protein sequence MARPERPLDPAAGPVPRLAHELRELRRAAGSPSYRSMAGAAGFSAAALSKAASGTRLPSLAAVQGYVRACGGDPGEWELRWKQAEAEAAGEALGDAGDAAPPYRGLSRFEPDDRDLFFGRDQLVEELRELVWGRRFAVVFGASGSGKSSLLRAGLIPRLRERIAEQGAPAVLRILAPGPRPATTYGRLLAPAEDEPESWVVVDQFEEVFTLCRDREERARFIDLLLAARDPGSRVRVVIAVRADFYARCAEHRELADALSRASLLVGPMKAEELREAVVKPAQAVGLLVERELTARLVEEVLDEPGGLPMLSHVLLETWRRRRSRMLTLAGYQAAGGVRGAIAATAEEVYGQLSPEQARTARQLLLRMVEPGQGTPDTRRPLTRAEMAEWAAPEVPVIVDRLTRARLLTADEDGVQLAHEALITCWPRLHGWIEEDRERLRHHRRLAEATRVWLEHDRDSGALYRGTRLARAEELFADDDGMLTATERAFLTAGLDGREAEFRAAARAARRSRALLATLSAVLAVALVAGLAAWSEHHDNQRRRTDAAARRVAEVAESLRTTDPRTAQLLGVAAWRVAESPETRRALLGALAQPETDVFTDPTPGSEPARFLTRSGRRLLSTDGDTWRSWDVPTHRPLASGRLPDGMLVGADPDGRLLAIVRDDDMRLWDSSTGRWTGPALAIDADVDFGPDGRSYAVSGPDDDLVRLYSTADGSPLSETRVTGLANVAPSTDGRLMALCPTGHAPQVWDTARHRTVPGAWEGGGARCDDYSTPAFGGPGAAADRFAVASADGVRVWDAASGRLIADLPAPGVDALAFSADGTFLATADDTEISAWRLTSSTTGDPGSSTTEDPAPVFRHSLYNERLYGGLAWDPDRPLLRYLEGGTVHTLDLAGAVSSAWRERPLASVLLSPDGRTLATAERTGDTGFRLRLRDTLPRSQPRAAGHVSRTPPPLPLPVSSDPEQPIVPQDTTALMAFSPDGGTLAYGVSASGRPVASQRFVLWDVARGRVRTTLDLTTPQSDGAVVTLALGPGGHTLYASRTSGIGGLADEVWDTARHRRAAVYPDVADPGLAVRPDGRLLVTGDRSVRLSPGTSSESSAALVRGAAPVVRSLVQGGELGALSFAPDGSRLVAGDLTGRVTLWDGDLRHRVGTLRNVFPAAPGDTAEAVSALALSPDGRTLAVGGDAGTLQLWDIATQQPLGGPLTTPGDAVVSLAFSTDSTTVLAAGVHVPLQSHTIDPAQAVTRICARTGDADLTPAQWRTYVPEAPYRKVCGR from the coding sequence GTGGCGCGTCCCGAGAGACCGCTGGATCCCGCGGCCGGCCCCGTGCCACGTCTCGCCCATGAGCTCCGGGAGCTGCGGCGGGCCGCCGGCAGCCCGTCGTACCGGAGCATGGCCGGCGCGGCGGGGTTCTCGGCGGCGGCGTTGTCCAAGGCCGCGTCCGGGACACGGCTGCCGTCGCTCGCCGCGGTCCAGGGGTATGTGCGCGCCTGCGGGGGCGACCCCGGCGAGTGGGAACTCCGCTGGAAGCAGGCCGAGGCCGAGGCCGCGGGGGAGGCGCTCGGCGACGCCGGGGACGCGGCGCCGCCGTACCGGGGGCTGTCGCGCTTCGAGCCGGACGACCGTGACCTGTTCTTCGGCCGGGACCAGCTCGTGGAGGAGTTGCGGGAGCTGGTGTGGGGCCGGCGGTTCGCGGTCGTGTTCGGGGCGTCCGGCAGCGGCAAGTCCTCGCTGCTGCGGGCCGGGCTGATACCCCGGCTGCGGGAGCGGATAGCGGAGCAGGGCGCACCGGCGGTGCTGCGCATCCTCGCCCCCGGCCCGCGGCCCGCCACCACGTACGGCCGTCTGCTCGCCCCGGCCGAGGACGAGCCGGAGAGCTGGGTGGTGGTGGACCAGTTCGAGGAGGTCTTCACCCTCTGCCGGGACCGGGAGGAGCGCGCCCGGTTCATCGACCTGCTGCTCGCCGCGCGGGACCCGGGCAGCCGGGTGCGGGTGGTCATCGCCGTACGCGCCGACTTCTACGCCCGCTGCGCCGAGCACCGGGAGCTGGCGGACGCCCTGAGCCGCGCGTCCCTGCTGGTCGGTCCGATGAAGGCGGAGGAGCTGCGCGAGGCGGTCGTCAAACCCGCCCAGGCGGTCGGCCTGCTCGTCGAGCGGGAGCTGACCGCGCGGCTCGTCGAAGAGGTGCTCGACGAGCCCGGCGGTCTGCCGATGCTCTCGCACGTCCTGCTGGAGACATGGCGGCGCCGCCGGAGCCGGATGCTCACCCTCGCCGGGTACCAGGCGGCGGGCGGGGTGCGCGGCGCGATCGCGGCGACCGCCGAGGAGGTGTACGGGCAGCTGTCACCGGAGCAGGCCCGCACCGCCCGGCAGTTGCTGCTGCGGATGGTCGAGCCGGGCCAGGGCACCCCCGACACCCGGCGCCCCCTCACCCGGGCCGAGATGGCGGAGTGGGCCGCGCCCGAGGTGCCGGTGATCGTGGACCGGCTGACCCGGGCCCGGCTGCTGACCGCCGACGAGGACGGCGTCCAGCTCGCCCACGAGGCGCTGATCACCTGCTGGCCGCGGCTGCACGGCTGGATCGAGGAGGACCGCGAACGGCTGCGCCACCACCGCCGCCTCGCCGAGGCCACCCGCGTCTGGCTGGAGCACGACCGCGACTCCGGTGCCCTGTACCGGGGCACCCGGCTGGCGCGCGCGGAGGAGCTGTTCGCGGACGACGACGGCATGCTCACCGCGACGGAGCGGGCCTTCCTCACCGCCGGGCTGGACGGCCGCGAGGCGGAGTTCCGCGCCGCCGCCCGCGCCGCGCGGCGGTCCCGGGCCCTGCTGGCCACCCTCTCGGCCGTCCTGGCCGTGGCCCTGGTGGCCGGGCTGGCCGCCTGGTCGGAACACCACGACAACCAGCGGCGTCGTACGGATGCGGCGGCCCGCCGGGTCGCGGAGGTCGCCGAGTCCCTGCGCACCACCGACCCGCGCACCGCCCAGCTGCTCGGCGTCGCCGCCTGGCGCGTCGCCGAGTCGCCGGAGACCCGCCGCGCCCTGCTCGGCGCCCTCGCCCAGCCCGAGACGGACGTCTTCACCGACCCGACGCCCGGCAGCGAACCCGCCCGCTTCCTCACCCGCTCCGGCCGCAGGCTGCTCAGCACGGACGGCGACACCTGGCGCTCCTGGGACGTGCCCACGCACCGCCCGCTCGCATCGGGCCGACTGCCCGACGGCATGCTCGTCGGAGCCGACCCCGACGGGCGGCTGCTCGCGATCGTCCGGGACGACGACATGCGGCTGTGGGACAGTTCCACCGGGCGGTGGACCGGGCCGGCCCTCGCCATCGACGCCGACGTGGACTTCGGCCCCGACGGCCGCAGCTACGCGGTGAGCGGTCCGGACGACGACCTGGTGCGGCTCTACTCGACCGCCGACGGCTCACCGCTGTCCGAGACCCGGGTGACCGGCCTCGCGAACGTCGCGCCGAGCACCGACGGCCGTCTGATGGCCCTCTGCCCCACCGGCCACGCACCGCAGGTGTGGGACACCGCCCGCCACCGCACCGTGCCCGGCGCCTGGGAGGGCGGGGGCGCTCGCTGCGACGACTACTCGACGCCGGCGTTCGGCGGCCCGGGCGCCGCCGCCGACCGGTTCGCCGTGGCCTCCGCCGACGGTGTCCGCGTCTGGGACGCCGCGTCCGGGCGCCTGATCGCCGACCTTCCGGCCCCCGGCGTGGACGCGCTCGCCTTCAGCGCGGACGGGACGTTCCTGGCGACCGCCGACGACACCGAGATCAGCGCGTGGCGCCTCACGTCGTCCACGACGGGGGACCCTGGCTCGTCCACCACGGAGGACCCCGCCCCGGTCTTCCGCCACTCCCTCTACAACGAGCGCCTCTACGGCGGGCTCGCGTGGGACCCCGACCGGCCGCTGCTGCGCTATCTCGAAGGCGGCACCGTCCACACGCTGGACCTCGCGGGCGCCGTCAGCTCCGCATGGCGCGAGCGCCCCCTGGCCTCGGTGCTGCTCAGCCCCGACGGCCGTACGCTCGCCACCGCCGAACGCACCGGGGACACCGGCTTCCGTCTCCGGCTGCGCGACACCCTTCCGCGCTCCCAGCCACGCGCCGCCGGGCACGTGTCGCGGACGCCGCCGCCGCTGCCCCTGCCCGTGTCGAGCGACCCCGAGCAGCCGATCGTCCCGCAGGACACCACGGCTCTGATGGCCTTCAGCCCCGACGGGGGCACCCTCGCCTACGGCGTCTCCGCGTCCGGCCGTCCGGTCGCGTCCCAGCGGTTCGTCCTCTGGGACGTGGCGCGCGGCCGCGTCCGCACCACACTGGACCTGACGACGCCGCAGTCCGACGGAGCGGTCGTCACACTCGCCCTGGGCCCCGGCGGCCACACCCTGTACGCCTCGCGCACCTCCGGCATCGGCGGACTGGCCGACGAGGTGTGGGACACCGCACGGCACCGGCGGGCCGCCGTATACCCGGACGTGGCCGACCCCGGGCTGGCCGTCCGGCCCGACGGGCGGCTCCTCGTCACCGGCGACCGTTCGGTGCGCCTGTCCCCCGGCACGTCCTCCGAGTCTTCGGCCGCGCTCGTGCGGGGAGCCGCCCCCGTCGTCCGCAGCCTCGTCCAGGGCGGCGAACTCGGCGCCCTCTCCTTCGCCCCCGACGGCTCCCGGCTCGTGGCGGGCGACCTGACCGGGCGGGTCACGCTGTGGGACGGGGACCTGAGACACCGCGTGGGCACGCTGCGCAACGTCTTCCCCGCCGCGCCCGGCGACACCGCCGAGGCGGTCAGCGCCCTCGCGCTCAGTCCCGACGGCCGCACCCTGGCCGTCGGCGGCGACGCCGGCACGCTCCAGCTGTGGGACATCGCCACCCAACAGCCCCTCGGCGGCCCGCTGACCACCCCCGGCGACGCCGTCGTGTCCCTCGCCTTCAGCACCGACAGCACGACCGTCCTCGCGGCAGGCGTCCATGTCCCGCTCCAGAGCCACACCATCGACCCCGCACAAGCCGTCACCCGGATCTGCGCCCGCACCGGCGACGCCGACCTGACACCCGCGCAATGGCGCACGTACGTGCCCGAGGCGCCGTACCGCAAGGTGTGCGGCCGTTGA
- the gap gene encoding type I glyceraldehyde-3-phosphate dehydrogenase, producing MTRIAINGFGRIGRNVLRALLERDNGTDSGSGRDSGSDLDIVAVNDLTEPATLARLLAYDSTAGRLGRPVTVDGDTLVVDGRRIKVLAERDPAELPWAELGVDIVLEATGRFTSAKAARAHLDAGAKKVLVSAPSDGADVTLAYGVNTDAYDPDVHTIVSNASCTTNALAPLAAVLDELAGIEHGFMTTVHAYTQEQNLQDGPHRDARRARAAAVNIVPTTTGAAKAIGLVLPNLDGKLSGDSIRVPVPVGSIVELNTTVARDVTRDEVLAAYRAAADGPLAGVLEYSDDALVSADIVGNPASSIFDSALTRVDGRHIKVVAWYDNEWGFSNRVIDTLTLLATS from the coding sequence ATGACTCGCATCGCGATCAACGGATTCGGCCGTATCGGACGCAACGTGCTCCGCGCACTGCTCGAACGCGACAACGGCACCGACAGCGGTAGCGGCCGAGACAGCGGCAGCGATCTCGACATCGTCGCCGTCAACGACCTCACCGAGCCCGCGACCCTCGCCCGGCTGCTCGCCTACGACAGCACGGCCGGCCGTCTCGGGCGCCCGGTGACCGTCGACGGTGACACCCTCGTCGTCGACGGCCGTCGGATCAAGGTGCTGGCCGAGCGCGATCCCGCGGAGCTGCCGTGGGCCGAACTCGGCGTCGACATCGTCCTGGAGGCCACCGGCCGCTTCACCTCGGCGAAGGCCGCCCGGGCCCACCTCGACGCGGGTGCGAAGAAGGTGCTGGTCAGCGCACCCTCGGACGGCGCCGACGTCACCCTCGCGTACGGGGTCAACACCGACGCGTACGACCCGGACGTCCACACGATCGTCTCGAACGCCTCCTGCACGACCAACGCGCTCGCGCCGCTGGCCGCGGTGCTCGACGAGCTCGCCGGCATCGAGCACGGCTTCATGACGACCGTGCACGCGTACACGCAGGAGCAGAACCTCCAGGACGGCCCGCACCGCGACGCCCGCCGCGCCCGCGCCGCCGCCGTCAACATCGTGCCGACCACGACGGGCGCCGCCAAGGCCATCGGCCTGGTCCTGCCGAACCTGGACGGCAAGCTGTCCGGCGACTCGATCCGGGTGCCCGTCCCGGTCGGCTCGATCGTCGAACTCAACACGACGGTCGCCCGCGACGTGACGCGCGACGAGGTGCTGGCGGCGTACCGCGCGGCGGCGGACGGCCCGCTCGCCGGCGTCCTCGAATACTCGGACGACGCGCTCGTCTCCGCCGACATCGTGGGCAACCCGGCCTCCTCGATCTTCGACTCGGCCCTCACCCGCGTCGACGGCCGCCACATCAAGGTGGTCGCCTGGTACGACAACGAGTGGGGCTTCTCGAACCGGGTGATCGACACCCTCACCCTCCTGGCCACCTCCTGA
- a CDS encoding GlxA family transcriptional regulator produces MPSPSPSSSRPHRVAVLVLEGAKPLDVGIPAQVFTTRASMPYEVRVCGATPGLVTGGDGLSYYVADGLDALAWADIVFIPGYRFPDRDDPPRAVVDALIEAHARGTRLAAISTGAFALAATGLLDGRRATTHWHYARALAAKHPLVRVDENVLFVDEGSVLTSAGAASGIDLCLHILRGDLGVAASNHAARRLVAAPYRSGGQAQYVPRSVPEPLGERFAATREWALHRLGEPLTLDVLAGHAAVSPRTFSRRFVEDTGYTPMQWVMRARIDVARELLERSQRSVEQIAADVGLGTGANLRTHFQRILGTTPSEYRRTFTRGE; encoded by the coding sequence GTGCCGTCGCCGTCGCCGTCGTCCTCCCGTCCGCATCGCGTCGCCGTCCTGGTGCTCGAGGGCGCGAAGCCGCTCGACGTCGGCATTCCGGCCCAGGTGTTCACGACGCGCGCGAGCATGCCGTACGAGGTGCGGGTGTGCGGGGCGACCCCCGGCCTCGTGACCGGCGGCGACGGCCTGTCGTACTACGTCGCCGACGGCCTCGACGCGCTCGCGTGGGCCGACATCGTCTTCATCCCGGGCTACCGGTTCCCGGACCGCGACGACCCGCCGCGGGCCGTCGTCGACGCGCTGATCGAGGCCCACGCCCGGGGCACGCGGCTCGCCGCCATCTCGACGGGCGCCTTCGCGCTCGCCGCGACGGGCCTGCTCGACGGCAGACGCGCCACGACGCACTGGCACTACGCGCGGGCGCTCGCGGCGAAGCATCCGCTCGTCCGGGTCGACGAGAACGTGCTGTTCGTCGACGAGGGCAGCGTGCTGACGTCGGCGGGCGCCGCCTCGGGCATCGACCTGTGCCTGCACATCCTGCGCGGCGACCTCGGCGTGGCCGCGTCGAACCACGCGGCCCGGCGCCTGGTCGCGGCCCCCTACCGCAGCGGCGGCCAGGCCCAGTACGTGCCGCGCAGCGTGCCGGAGCCGCTGGGCGAGCGGTTCGCCGCCACCCGCGAATGGGCGCTGCACCGGCTCGGCGAGCCCCTCACCCTCGACGTTCTCGCCGGGCACGCGGCGGTCTCGCCGCGCACGTTCTCGCGCCGCTTCGTCGAGGACACGGGGTACACGCCGATGCAGTGGGTCATGCGCGCCCGCATCGACGTGGCCCGTGAGCTGCTGGAGCGGTCGCAGCGGAGCGTCGAGCAGATCGCCGCCGACGTCGGTCTGGGCACCGGCGCGAATCTGCGCACGCACTTCCAGCGCATCCTCGGCACCACGCCGAGCGAGTACCGGCGCACCTTCACGCGGGGCGAGTAG
- a CDS encoding cation:proton antiporter regulatory subunit, with protein sequence MGAPRLSSTPLPGIGVRYDLTTREQRRISVVAHRDGARTLSAYRQDDPDACALSVRLTSGEATALVDALAPDHHSPNLLSTTELGLVAERIELASTSHWNGRVLGDTRMRTETGASIVAVLRRAEAIPSPTPDFRLAGGDTLIVIGTREGVDTAAAILGRE encoded by the coding sequence GTGGGTGCACCGCGCCTCAGCAGTACGCCGTTGCCGGGGATCGGGGTCCGCTACGACCTCACGACCAGGGAGCAGCGGCGGATCTCGGTGGTCGCCCATCGGGACGGAGCGCGGACGTTGAGCGCGTACCGGCAGGACGATCCGGACGCGTGCGCGCTGTCGGTACGGCTCACGTCGGGTGAGGCGACCGCGCTCGTCGACGCGCTGGCGCCGGACCACCACAGCCCCAACCTGCTGTCCACCACGGAGTTGGGGCTCGTCGCCGAGCGGATCGAGCTGGCCTCGACGTCGCACTGGAACGGGCGGGTCCTGGGCGACACGCGGATGCGGACCGAGACGGGCGCGTCGATCGTGGCCGTGCTGCGGCGGGCCGAGGCGATTCCGTCGCCGACGCCGGACTTCCGGCTGGCCGGCGGTGACACGCTCATCGTGATCGGCACCCGGGAGGGTGTGGACACCGCCGCCGCGATACTCGGGCGGGAGTGA
- a CDS encoding cation:proton antiporter, which yields MVEFGAIILGLGLLGRFAGRFRLSPIPLYLLAGLAFGEGGLLPLGTSEEFVAIGAEIGVILLLLMLGLEYTASDLVSNLKTQYPAGLVDAALNALPGAAMALLLGWGPVAAVVLAGVTWISSSGVIAKVLGDLGRLGNRETPVILSILVLEDLSMAVYLPILTALLAGAGLAAGSVTLAVALGTAGLVLLVAVRYGRHISRFVSSDDPEKLLLVVLGVTLVVAGLAQQLQVSAAVGAFLVGIALSGEVAEGAHSLLAPLRDLFAAVFFVFFGLHTDPASIPPVLLPALALAVVTALTKVATGYWAARRAGISAKGRWRAGGTLVARGEFSIVIAGLAVTAGIEPSLGPLATAYVLILVIVGPLTARWTEPAVMWVTGRLRGPAPAGSGGGGASPVPSAGAHEALDEQSAADRA from the coding sequence CTGGTGGAGTTCGGGGCGATCATCCTCGGGCTGGGGCTGCTGGGGCGGTTCGCCGGGCGGTTCCGGCTGTCGCCGATACCGCTGTATCTGCTGGCCGGACTCGCCTTCGGGGAGGGCGGGTTGCTGCCCCTCGGCACGAGCGAGGAGTTCGTCGCGATCGGCGCCGAGATCGGCGTGATCCTGCTGCTGCTCATGCTCGGCCTGGAATACACCGCCAGCGACCTCGTCTCCAACCTCAAAACCCAGTACCCCGCCGGACTCGTCGACGCCGCCCTCAACGCCCTGCCCGGCGCCGCCATGGCTCTCCTCCTCGGCTGGGGACCCGTCGCCGCCGTCGTCCTCGCCGGCGTCACCTGGATCTCCTCCTCCGGCGTCATCGCCAAGGTCCTCGGCGACCTCGGCCGCCTCGGCAACCGCGAAACCCCCGTCATCCTCAGCATCCTGGTCCTCGAAGACCTCTCCATGGCCGTCTACCTGCCGATCCTCACCGCGCTCCTGGCCGGGGCCGGTCTCGCGGCGGGCAGCGTCACCCTGGCCGTCGCGCTCGGTACCGCCGGGCTCGTACTGCTGGTGGCCGTGCGCTACGGGCGGCACATCTCGCGCTTCGTCTCCAGCGACGATCCCGAGAAGCTGTTGCTCGTCGTGCTGGGGGTGACGCTCGTCGTCGCCGGGCTCGCGCAGCAGTTGCAGGTGTCGGCGGCGGTGGGCGCGTTCCTGGTGGGCATCGCGCTGTCGGGTGAGGTCGCCGAGGGGGCGCACAGTCTGCTGGCGCCGCTCCGGGACCTGTTCGCCGCCGTGTTCTTCGTCTTCTTCGGGCTGCACACCGATCCCGCCAGCATCCCGCCGGTGCTGCTGCCCGCGCTCGCCCTCGCCGTCGTCACCGCGCTGACGAAGGTCGCCACCGGGTACTGGGCCGCGCGCCGGGCCGGTATCTCCGCCAAGGGGCGCTGGCGGGCGGGCGGCACGCTCGTCGCACGCGGCGAGTTCTCCATCGTCATCGCCGGCCTCGCCGTCACCGCCGGCATCGAACCGTCCCTCGGCCCGCTGGCCACGGCGTACGTCCTCATCCTGGTGATCGTCGGCCCGCTGACCGCCCGGTGGACGGAGCCGGCGGTGATGTGGGTGACCGGCCGTCTGCGCGGGCCCGCGCCGGCCGGCTCGGGAGGGGGAGGTGCCTCGCCGGTGCCCTCGGCCGGAGCACACGAGGCGCTGGACGAGCAGAGCGCGGCCGACCGGGCCTGA
- a CDS encoding pyridoxamine 5'-phosphate oxidase family protein, with amino-acid sequence MDVGDVAAPGGGDPAGRDALPAAVLDRLTVERNVWLCTVRPDGSPHVTPVWFVFLRGSWWIGADRGSVKVRNIEKCARVSLALEDGRFPVVAEGTATVHPGPFPAGNPDDTNVAGIPGVAGVAEAFAVKYGWDVTAPHRPGDTRVLLEVPVRRWLLAGTAQ; translated from the coding sequence GTGGACGTGGGTGACGTGGCCGCCCCGGGCGGCGGGGATCCCGCGGGCCGCGATGCCCTGCCCGCCGCTGTGCTCGACCGTCTGACCGTGGAGCGGAACGTATGGCTCTGCACCGTACGGCCGGACGGGTCGCCGCATGTGACGCCGGTGTGGTTCGTGTTCCTGCGGGGCAGCTGGTGGATCGGCGCGGACAGGGGCTCGGTCAAGGTCCGGAACATCGAGAAGTGCGCACGGGTATCTCTGGCGCTGGAGGACGGCCGGTTCCCCGTGGTGGCGGAGGGGACGGCCACGGTGCACCCCGGCCCGTTCCCGGCGGGCAACCCGGACGACACGAACGTCGCGGGTATCCCCGGGGTCGCGGGCGTCGCGGAGGCCTTCGCCGTGAAGTACGGCTGGGACGTCACCGCCCCGCACCGGCCGGGCGACACCCGAGTCCTGCTGGAAGTACCCGTACGGCGCTGGCTGCTGGCCGGCACGGCTCAGTGA
- a CDS encoding NAD(P)-dependent oxidoreductase translates to MTDKLTVSVLGTGIMGAAMARNLVRAGHTVRVWNRTRAKAEPLAADGAQVAGSPAEAVRGADVVLTVLYDGAAARDVMREAGPALSPGTAWVQSTTAGLEAVAELAALADEHGLVFYDAPVLGTRQPAEAGQLTVLAAGPLDGRGTVTPVFDAVGARTVWTGEDGAAGTATRLKLVANSWVLAATNAAGEVLALSKALDVDPRSFFEIIEGGPLDMGYLRAKSALILDGGLSPASFAVSTAAKDARLIVEAGQRYGVRLDLAAAGADRLTRAAAQGHADEDMAAAYFASFEEGTGQADGEGGSAGGRG, encoded by the coding sequence ATGACCGACAAGCTCACCGTGAGTGTCCTGGGTACCGGCATCATGGGGGCCGCGATGGCCCGCAACCTCGTCCGCGCCGGTCACACCGTACGGGTGTGGAACCGCACCCGTGCGAAGGCCGAACCGCTCGCCGCCGACGGCGCGCAGGTCGCCGGAAGCCCGGCGGAGGCCGTGCGGGGTGCCGATGTGGTGCTCACGGTGCTCTACGACGGGGCCGCGGCCCGGGACGTGATGCGGGAGGCGGGGCCCGCGCTGAGCCCGGGCACGGCCTGGGTCCAGTCCACCACCGCCGGGCTCGAGGCCGTCGCCGAACTGGCCGCGCTGGCCGACGAGCACGGGCTGGTCTTCTACGACGCCCCGGTCCTCGGCACCCGGCAGCCCGCGGAGGCAGGGCAGCTGACGGTGCTGGCGGCGGGGCCGCTCGACGGGCGGGGGACGGTGACACCCGTCTTCGACGCCGTCGGCGCCCGTACGGTGTGGACCGGTGAGGACGGCGCGGCGGGCACCGCGACCCGGCTCAAGCTGGTGGCCAACAGCTGGGTGCTGGCCGCCACCAACGCGGCCGGCGAGGTCCTGGCCCTCTCCAAGGCCCTCGACGTCGACCCGCGGTCCTTCTTCGAGATCATCGAGGGCGGCCCGCTCGACATGGGCTATCTGCGCGCCAAGTCCGCGCTCATCCTCGACGGCGGGCTCTCTCCGGCCTCCTTCGCGGTCTCCACCGCCGCCAAGGACGCCCGCCTGATCGTCGAGGCCGGGCAGCGCTACGGGGTACGCCTCGACCTGGCCGCCGCCGGCGCCGACCGCCTCACCCGCGCCGCCGCCCAGGGCCACGCCGACGAGGACATGGCGGCCGCGTACTTCGCGAGCTTCGAGGAGGGAACGGGCCAGGCCGATGGAGAGGGGGGAAGCGCGGGTGGACGTGGGTGA